ACAATGTGTGGAAAAAGAActgttcaaaattttagattttttgaatttgatgggGAATTCAAATTTTTTCCCTGAACTTCTTTTTACTATTAAAGAATTTGGgttatcattaatttttcattttttcctccTGTTTAGAAGGTTTTagaacaaaaaatgaaaaaaaaaaaactatgctTAGCAGCTGGTTCTGCTTACATTTAAGTAGAAAGCTACAGTTTTGATTGATTATGGCAGTTCTGTTTATTTTGtgcatttgatttttttgtattcatGGGTGATCCagcttttgattttttattttgaatttcatacttAAAAGGTACAAAGTtcaaacaaaatccaaaaggcAAGGAAGACACAGTCTGTTACAAATGTAGGTCTTTCAGGACATGTTCTGCCTCCTATAAATGAAAGACGCAGTTCAGTTTTGCCTCCCAAGGTTGTTCCATCTCTGCCAACAGGAAATGAAGTGGTGTTGCCTCCTCCACCAGTACAGTGTAGCATGGAGTTTTCTCCTAGTAAATCAGATGGACTATCATCAGTTTCCTTGGATGAGACAATGTCCACTTGTGATTCTTTCAAAAGCCCTGAAGTTGAATATATCGACAACCATGATGTTTCAGCTATCGGTTCCATTGAGCGAAAAACATTCAGCAATCTCTGTATTTCGGACCATGATGTAGTAGCAACAGGTGCAGTATCATattctaaacaaatttatttggtacttcaaatttttatttcttggtTTGCTCAATTGGTTTATTTGAAAACTGATTTTGCTTGCAGGAAGTATTTGCAATCGAGATGCTGTGGCAGAGAAGGACGCCGATGATATGGTAATTGATGTTGATGACAATTTCATGGATCCCCAGCTTTGTGCAACATTTGCTTGTGATATTTACAAGCACCTACGGGCATCCGAGgtatacatttgaaattttggttaaatataTAAGCTATACATAGGATTTGTTCCTGAACTCTCCTATTTCTTTTGGTTTAAAGGTGAAGAAAAGGCCTTCGACCAACTTCATGGAGACGATTCAGAATGACATAAATTCCAGCATGCGTTCAATACTAATTGATTGGCTTGTAGAAGTAATTTTCTGTCTGTCAACAGAACTTGTATAGTTATTTACAGTCCAGTACACAAAAGGCTAAACACATTGTCTTCTGTTGGCATAATCCCTGCTTAACATTTCTAGGATTCAATGTCAACTGCAGGTGGCTGAAGAGTATAGGCTTGTGCAGGATACACTATACTTGACGGTGAGCTACATAGATCGGTACCTCTCGGGGAATACGATGAACAGGCAGCGGCTACAGTTACTTGGTGTTGCCTGCATGATGATTGCTTCGTAAGATAGAACCATACccctttgttttgtttctttctatAGTATCACATACTATGTTACCTGTACATATCCGCATCAAACACATAACAAAAGATCGTCTCTAATTTTTCAGCAAATATGAGGAGATTTGTGCCCCTCAGGTGGAGGAATTCTGCTACATAACTGATAATACATATTTCAAGGATGAGGTTTGGCCTCTGTTTTTTGGACTATAACaggttactttttttttatcaaatttgagTAAACCATTAAGCTTTCCAACTTGTATAACAGGTTCTAGAAATGGAATCATCTGTTCTGAATTACTTGAAGTTTGAAATGACTGCCCCAACAGCTAAATGTTTCTTAAGGTAAATATTTTACCCCGTTATTATTGAATAATATACTTCCTGTTATTTTTTCTTCATGTTTATGATTCTTGTTTCAACTTTGTGATCATTGGTATGACAATTCAGACGGTTTGTTCGTGCTGCTCAAGGGATCAATGAGGTATCACACAAATCTTGTAAAGCTTTAATATCTCTACAAAAAAGTAACATAGTTGCACTATTTGAGACCATGCTTAAAATTATATTGGGTATCAATTGAAATCAATATTGTAAATACTTCTGTCCATCGTATATCCAGACATGGCTTTGGAGATTTATGGATaaacttggaaaaaaattgaacatactcATGCTAGAGAAACTTTTATTCATCACCGAAACCCAAGTCTGAGTAACACAATTTATTTCCATTAGTTTTTCTACACCTAACTCCTTGATTTTCCTTTGTTGTTGGTGTGTTTTTCTGATTAGGTTCCATCAATGCAATTAGAGTGCATGGCCAACTACATTGCTGAACTGTCTCTCCTTGAGTACAATATGCTTTGCTACCCTCCATCACTCATTGCTGCATCCGCAATTTTCCTTGCTAAATTTATACTTCTTCCATCAAAGAAACCTTGGGTATGTTCGTGTCTGCTCGGACACAAGCAGCTTCTTCTTGCtgtttttcttatttgaatAGACTCTTTTTGTTGACATTACTTAGACTGATCTCATTTATTACGGTGCAGAATTCTACCTTGCAGCATTACACACTGTATAAGCCCTCCGATCTATTTGAGTGTGTTAAGGACCTTCATAGACTATGCTGTAACAACAACAATTCTACTTTGCCTGCAATCAGGGAGAAATACAGTCAGCATAAGGTAAACAAAGATTGGGTGCACCAAATCTTAATATTAGACTCGGTAATTTTAGATATGATACAAAAACACAACACAAACACCATGTTTGTTAAACGAGTtatattgtaataaatataaCTCGTTTAACACGACAAACAGTAGAAGGCATTGGACAGCCTTTAGGAGCTGTAAAATGTTATTTGCTGCTGCTTTGCATAGCTGAaatgtcttaattttgttttttttgtttttggcaCAGTATAAATGTGTTGCAAAGAAGTATTGCCCTCCTTCAATACCTTCAGATTTCTTCCACAACTGAAGAAGGCATTGGACACCATCAGCAACAGCACAACTGTTCCAATTCTTTGTTGGATAAACTTTTAATGGGGTCGagaccaccaaatataaatttctacgttctaacttaattaaatagtaGTATAAAGTAGTAGGTCGATCCCAAAGGAATTAGGATTTCTAATTTTCCTGTTTTTGtaatcaaatttttgaaaaataaataaaaaggtggGGTTTTAGTTGATAaggataataatataaaaacaaatataaaataaactaaaaacataattgtgattgcaaaataaattaagtggaataaaataaatcaatcaactAAAATCAGATTCATACTATTTATagaattttgacaattttaaaataaaaatctgattttaattggtcaactattaattcttcaattttcaACTTGACTCTCCTCTTTACTTTTCGTTccaatttagttaattttatttgaaacaaTCACTAtgcttttaatgtatttattttaactaattttctaataaaatgcactcaaataaaattaattaaattaacaatctAATTAACACTTTTCATTCcaatttataaaagaatcaattttcatgaaacaatCTAATTTTAATGGGGTCGATTAACTTTTAATGGATAAACTTTTAATGGGGTTGagaccaccaaatataaatttctacgttctaacttaattaaatagtaGTATAAAGTAGTAGGTCGATCCCAAAGGAATTAGGATTTCTAATTTTCCTGTTTTTGtaatcaaatttttgaaaaataaataaaaaggtggGGTTTTAGTTGATAaggataataatataaaacaaatataaaataaactaaaaacataattgtgattgcaaaataaattaagtggaataaaataaatcaatcaactAAAAATCAGATTCATACTATTTATagaattttgacaattttaaaataaaaatctgattttaattggtcaactattaattcttcaatttttcaaCTTGACTCTCCTCTTTACTTTTCGTTccaatttagttaattttatttgaaacaaTCACTAtgcttttaatgtatttatttttaactaattttctaataaaatgcactcaaataaaattaattaaattaacaatctAATTAACACTTTTCATTCcaatttataaaagaatcaattttcatgaaacaatctaattataatatttcaaCATTATAACACACGTCGATTAAACTAGATAATGAATACTTTAATTCAAGAACCACCCAACTATCTAAATTGATTAAGCATAGGAATTAGAGGCTCAGTGTCAAACAACTTCACGAATAATCCCAGCATAAGAATTAACACATGCGAAAGAGAAATAATCATGCATACTTACTAATCCAATACCCCATACTTAGCCTACATTGAGAAAGAGAAGGGTCAAGTGTACTCCCGTGCATGTTTAATTTGGCAGAAGGTGGTGGAAATGATGGCTTTGCAATATAGCAAGGATATTTGAGATTCAAGTCTCTATCATTATTCCTAGAAAGCAACacattaaaatagattaaacaataatcttattataatttttttattttcaacataaactaaattgaattcaaaattaaataaattgaaataaatatttatgagttgccTCCCAAAAATCGcttttgtttaacgtcgttagctcgacgacCTGAGTGTTGTTCGTTTGGTTCTTTGAGAATTAATTCTTCCACCATGTATAGTTGGAAGTTCTTGTAAAAAGATTTCAACCTTTGCCCATTTACCTTAAAGCACTTTCTGGATTCCTGCATCATTGATGGATTGAGGCGTATTTAAGCTTCTCCATTCGGGTTTGTCTTTTTCTCTATTGGAATCCTtaacaccatgtttggttgggtgtattggctaatacacccctaatcggtgggccccactTAAGCCCCCTTTATTCCGTTGTTTGGTTCATGGTAATGCTATTACGGGTGTAATACATTACTGACCTAATCGGTGAAATCCACCGATTTCTAATCCGTCCCTTTTGCTCAGTTTAGGTGCTGCTTCACTTTACCCTCTGCCTCTTCTGTTCCCCTTTGCCTCTTCTGTTCCTTCCTTCTACCTTCTAAGCGTTTCGCCCAATTTGCTccctctgtttcttttcttttcttttctgtcgGTTTGCTCCCTCTGTTTCTCACAGTTTCTGCCGATTTGcgtcttttgtttcttttctttttctttacaacatTACGGTTGGCCTTCTCAACCAgtcaaccttttcttttcttttctctctgtcaCTCTTTCGATTGCTCTCAGTTGGTGGGTTTCCAAGTTACTGCAACTGAAAGGTAAAGGTTTCtaactctctttttctctctgtaATGAGTTTCATTGGCTGCCTTGTTAGGGCACGTTTTTGGTTTTTCTGCATGTAAGCATATTCGAATCACTGCCTTGTAATGTGCATTGACTTCTTCATCGATTATTACACTGTTCACTTAATTGGTTTCCCCTTTTCTCATTACAGGTTCTTCTTCATCGCACTCTGCCCCGATTTGCTCATTACAGGTTAGTTTTCCATAGGTATTTTGTTTGTATTGCATGTCCGATTGAAATGTTTAGTTTTCCCCGATTGCATGTTTCTATTGTTGTTTCTTAATATGGACGGGATTTGTATATTGAATCCTACTCTAGTTAAGGGCTAATTATGCATTTCATGTATACTCTTCTGCATAGGACAGCATTCCGTTCTGGAGAAACAATTTTCGGATTAGGCTTAAGAATTGATAACTGTTGTTTGTTGATAAGGTGCCTTCGCTTATATAGATGGATTTATATATCCGGTTGTAGTGTAATTAAGTGGAAATTATGTCTTTGTGTTGTTGGTTAGGCTTAAGAAATGATAACTGTTGTTTGTTGATAGTGTTGCTTGCTTTAATATGGATGGACGGGGCTATTGAATTGTAGTGTAATTAATGGAAAATTATGCATGTATGTCTTTATTCATCAGCATAGGACCGACAATCCTTTGAAAACAATAGTCGGATTAGGCTTAACAGATGATACTGTCGTTTTTGATACCCTTATTTGCCTGAATATGGATGGATTTGTATATTGAATTGTACTGTAATAGGGCAAATTTTTGTGTTCTtgattcttaataataaaatgttcttattgATTTGTTTACCGGCTTGCTTATGTATTTGACTTTTGACTGTTGAGATTACTAACGTGAATATGCAATTATCCGAGGTATTGCTGTGCATCATGTAGTATGTTTTCCCGTTATATTTATGGAAGAGTTCATTGCAACATCTTTCCACTCAAATCTGTTTCTTGCAGTTGAGCTTCATTATTCTAGTTCTGCATGCATTGTTGGATGgttgtttggatttttttttttttttatggttcTTTAGTTGCTCAAGTCATTGTGTGCATCATAGTTATCATTTATGATTTGACAAAGTAAGTTGTATTGATTTTTTACAATATATCAGCATCTAGCTCTTGTTTTAATATAGATAGACAAActtatattgtaatttttctttttcctttatttaataGGTTGCATTGAAAACACTAATAGTTATCCATAGGGTGCTGAGGGAGGGTGACCCGACTTTCAGGGAAGAAATTTTGAACTTTTCGCAACGAGCACGTATACTCCAACTTTCTAATTTCAAGGATGATTCTAGCCCTATCGGTGAGCTTTAAATCTCTCTACTTTTATGCCTTTGGTTATGCATATGTTTGCATGTGCTTCTCTATTTGTCTCCTCTTCATCAGTAATAACTTCCTATTGATTTGCTTATTCACTCCTACCCCTTTTTGTATATGCTCTTCAGCATGGGATTGCTCTGCCTGGGTACGTACATATGCTTTGTTTTTGGAAGAGAGACTTGAATGCTTTAGGATTCTGAAGTATGACATTGAAGCTGAGCGCCTCCCAAGACCTTCCCAGGGGCAGGATAAGGTTGGAATATTTGTTCTGTAGAATTACACTGGTGTTTGATTTTACCGTTGTGGGTTCGTGGTCTGCTGCAAATTTTGTTCTCTTAAATGGGCAGGGTTACAGCAGAACGAGGGATTTGGGCAGCGAAGAATTGTTGGAGCAGTTGCCTGCTCTGCAGCAATTGCTTCATCGTCTCATTGGCTGCCGGGTATTAATACATTTTAAGCTTGTAGAATTTTAGTTCTATTTCCTCAATGTGTTTAGATTCTGTTATTTGTTCTTTCTAAcccttaaaaattaatgttcaaactttttgatgttgtaaaattatataacatatggattatgatgtagaatttcattttcatctaacattttcttaatataagttaattatgtttatgcagaatataattctcaagttatattttgattttagtaaattcatataagaacattttattattaagaattttatgaaattatatatcattattaaattatatttaacattaattattttaaattgtataaattcatataagaaaatttattatcaagaattttatgaaattatatattattattaaattatatgtaataataattattttaaattatacaaattcatataagaaaatttattagttataattattttaaattttattaaatcatttattttaattaaaatatatttaatattaattatttcaaattatatattatagtatcatatattatgatttgagtaaattcatataagaatattaattattaagaattttattaaattatatattttaattataatatatttaataataattatgttaatttatattttatagtatcatatattatgatttgagtaaattcatataagaatattaattattaagaattttattaaattatatattttaattataatatatttaataataattatgttaatttatattttatagtattatatattatgatttgagtaaattcatataagaatattgattattaagaattttattaaattatatattttaattataatatatttaataataattatgtttaaatatgattaaattatttattattgatattaataatcttattaaaatttaaataacaataacaataatcatttacccaaacaaatttatgctaagggtattttagtcattttagttttttccattatgctattacacctctattccattcaaccaaacacaagaatactattacgcctctaatccattacattcaaccaaacaattgatttgctattacacatctattccattacgcctctattccaatacagcgaaccaaacgtgctgtaaATGTTCTGGTAATAGTTTGAGTTCCAATTCCAAGGCCTGCAAAATAGAAGGCAAAAGTTTAGTTTGCAAAGGAGATAATTCAAAGGTTTTACCTGAATTTCTATGAAATTGCAATGCCTCCATATGAGCAACTGTTTCGCGAATTAACTCTTCAGTCGTCATCCATTCCTCTAATTCTTTAATAGTATCAAAATCTAAACTTCTAGAAAGAATTGTTTGTAACTTATCTTcttcatgatattcaaaatgAAGCTTAGTTGAAGGCTCAATTATATCAACATTAGAAATATTCGTAATCGTGCTGGAACGACCTATGAcctcataaacattaaatttcacCACTTCTCCATCAAACTCCATAGTGAGTGTTCCACTCTACATATCAATCTTTGTTTATGCAATACTTAAAAATGGTTTCCCGAGTAGAATATCGAAAGAATTTTTTGAGTTGTCGTTCTCCATGTCGATGATGTAAAAATTTGCaggaaaaattagtttatttaccTTGACGAGGACATCTTTCAATACCCCTTCCGAATACACACATTACCTATTTGCCAATTGAATAATCACTCATATTTCTTTCAAAGGACCCGGGTTtagcaatttaaaaatagatataggCATAAGGTTAATAGATGCTTATAAATCACACATGACTTTCTTTATGTCAACATTATCTATTTTGTAAGATATAGAAAACATACATTAGTCACTACACTTAGGTGAGATTTTCTTTTGGAAAACAGCGAAGACGTTTTCTCCCACATTTACCCTCTCGTTTCCTTGGAGTTTCTTTTTGCCAGTGCATAATTCTTTCAAGAATTCTGCATAGCGCAAAACTTGTTTCGTTGCATCGAGTAAGGGAATGTTAATTTCTACATTTTGGAACGTCTCTAggatttctctttcttctcaCTCCTTACATTGGGCGAGCCTTTTAGAAAATAGGGGTGGTACCACGAACGGTTTCTGTAGTGTCAACTTCGTTGGAGCCTCTGAGTCAAGTTTATTTTCTTCTCATCCAGTGTTGTGGGCATGACTCGTGCCAGGTTCTGGCTCTAAAACCATTCCATCTTTTATGATCATAGCACTTGTATTTTGTTATGGGTTCGGCTCAGTTTGAGATGGCAATTTCCCTTGGGTCTCCAAACGACTAAACGTAAGCACAAGCTTACTTATTTGCTAATCTATTTCTTGGAAGTGCATTTCAGCCTTTTGTTGAAACTTTTCGGTGCTAACAGCTAACCTCTCTAGTA
This sequence is a window from Gossypium raimondii isolate GPD5lz chromosome 5, ASM2569854v1, whole genome shotgun sequence. Protein-coding genes within it:
- the LOC105769848 gene encoding cyclin-A1-1 — its product is MSTQKGNRRSSFSSSTTSSLAKRHASSSENVGRVIASLAKKRVPLTNITNQKQSSSSKSSALASSLVQSSNKIQKARKTQSVTNVGLSGHVLPPINERRSSVLPPKVVPSLPTGNEVVLPPPPVQCSMEFSPSKSDGLSSVSLDETMSTCDSFKSPEVEYIDNHDVSAIGSIERKTFSNLCISDHDVVATGSICNRDAVAEKDADDMVIDVDDNFMDPQLCATFACDIYKHLRASEVKKRPSTNFMETIQNDINSSMRSILIDWLVEVAEEYRLVQDTLYLTVSYIDRYLSGNTMNRQRLQLLGVACMMIASKYEEICAPQVEEFCYITDNTYFKDEVLEMESSVLNYLKFEMTAPTAKCFLRRFVRAAQGINEVPSMQLECMANYIAELSLLEYNMLCYPPSLIAASAIFLAKFILLPSKKPWNSTLQHYTLYKPSDLFECVKDLHRLCCNNNNSTLPAIREKYSQHKYKCVAKKYCPPSIPSDFFHN